A region of Reichenbachiella carrageenanivorans DNA encodes the following proteins:
- a CDS encoding VOC family protein, with amino-acid sequence MDYKFSHIGIPTTEEKNWDGFYEAGKIHFTEFDKDEYLIEWVKFDVDSPMPEMMQTMPHVAYYVDNMEEALEGKELLVETFSPGDGVRVAFIVHNGAPVEFMEIKE; translated from the coding sequence ATGGACTACAAGTTTAGCCACATAGGCATACCAACTACCGAAGAGAAAAATTGGGACGGCTTTTACGAAGCGGGTAAAATTCACTTTACGGAGTTTGACAAAGACGAATACTTGATCGAATGGGTCAAATTCGATGTGGATAGTCCCATGCCAGAGATGATGCAAACCATGCCTCACGTGGCTTATTATGTAGACAATATGGAAGAAGCCTTGGAAGGGAAAGAGCTACTAGTAGAGACTTTTTCCCCAGGCGATGGGGTGCGAGTAGCGTTCATCGTTCACAATGGCGCACCAGTCGAGTTTATGGAGATCAAAGAATAA
- a CDS encoding AraC family transcriptional regulator, translated as MVLDSLGIVYLSSVPGELVLVGPNLPHLWRNDASYTQDGASDGVKTIVLKFTRDFIGNGTFDRSEFVKINQLLQMSKYGVYFDSTISAAYHEDLLNMPNLSPVQQSIKLLSMLDSLALENDKTLLSTSDMRQMTTDNSHRIDTVLKYISDNYVSDICLDDVADIACMTTNSFCRFFKRMTNKSFTRFLNEVRIKNASRLLVQENVPVSEVCYMVGFNTITNFNKQFKQIMGRTPSDYRCAV; from the coding sequence ATGGTACTCGATTCGTTGGGGATAGTGTATCTCTCTTCAGTTCCAGGAGAATTGGTCTTGGTAGGACCTAATTTACCTCACCTTTGGAGAAACGATGCGTCTTATACACAAGACGGAGCTAGCGATGGCGTGAAAACAATCGTACTCAAATTCACTAGAGATTTTATTGGCAACGGCACCTTCGACCGTTCGGAGTTTGTCAAGATCAATCAGCTACTTCAGATGTCTAAGTATGGTGTATATTTTGATAGTACCATCAGCGCTGCTTATCACGAAGATTTACTCAATATGCCCAATTTATCTCCAGTACAGCAATCGATCAAACTGCTGAGTATGTTGGACAGTCTGGCCCTTGAAAACGACAAGACTTTACTCTCCACTTCAGACATGCGACAAATGACCACTGACAATTCGCACCGCATAGATACGGTGCTCAAATACATCTCGGACAATTACGTCAGTGATATTTGCCTAGATGATGTTGCAGATATTGCTTGTATGACTACCAATTCATTCTGCCGATTCTTCAAGCGAATGACCAATAAGTCTTTCACCAGATTTTTGAACGAGGTGAGAATCAAAAACGCATCGAGACTACTGGTACAAGAAAATGTGCCTGTATCTGAAGTGTGCTATATGGTGGGTTTTAATACAATCACCAATTTCAATAAGCAGTTTAAACAAATCATGGGTAGGACACCGTCAGATTATAGGTGTGCGGTTTAA
- a CDS encoding hybrid sensor histidine kinase/response regulator transcription factor, with amino-acid sequence MAQSTDVEIDISKHLTTEDGLSHFGVTTVIEDHNGLIWVGTFKGLNIYDGYEFKTFYADSEIGSLTSSRIQSLLQDSNGNILIGTEKGLTLYDYDKEKFVELYSNSKKDVKLAGPIINQIDQTNQFIVCITESEGVLLFNKNNYDFVGQYMPEGVDLARLKIHGADVLTDRYFLMTTNIGLMSFDTQKKAFERVLPNEVRRCLDVVHGKEGYIYVLSTWELYVISVDFDRGVPKFTLLKSRLGGQGYAQLGMDNEGRLWMRRHNNVISMIERPYRLLNNNYEWINYTFKDEFTRISCIVINTASGGWIGSYNQGLFRFRTNERIFKYSNLKVKEEDDKNKSSQIINMIGLDSTRVLLTINVNTCKVFDTKTGKTSDIGPSEELDRFFTRVYKDTRNTIWLGSRSPGIYRQFQGKSTWELLSHPDIPQLEELTVRSFAEDRHGKFWIADFRGLHRLTIGSKGEIRAYESMHTFGDLTFSEALKINVIDADPLTDVIWIGTVNDGLIKVNYDNEKPLTEIVATNFIPDPSDENSFPGYYVTSIKRLPNQGLWMGTLEGGISKLIEDGEEPKFKSYKETDGLDDNDVMTFQCDEEGNIWIATNQGINELNIDTETFRNYTPEDGLVPASFEVNSVWLDNGLMVFGGNNGVCYFDPKEVPRETFLPKLLFGQLKIHNQLVSVDSKVGTHVVLTQPLNDTKKLELDYDQSSISLELISMHFSNTESHQIRYRLLPLNEKWFVSSSNNKLANFSLLPTGKYTFEAAVSNSKNEWSSPRRIQIIIHPPLWKTGWAYLLYVIVTGVIVFLIMRTLIRMSSLHHRLKVEQMEKDRVVEIDAARIKLFMNISHEFRTPLTLISGPIAVLKNMFKNNQDAFQHIDLVQRQSKKMLQLVEQVHDLRKGEQNLLKLHMQSFDFTDFISEVKHDFEELAQDSNKKLILKGEANQLFVIADKQKLEVVVNNLLNNAFKFTKEGDTICIAYGIREEGFYIEVSDTGRGIRAEDLAHLFERFYQTSKEDGFSVGSGIGLELSKMLVELHFGEIQVTSEYGKGANFFVSLPVKVSKEDAFRNKRMEEILANESHEDKQRVNQDKLDLSDLVVDESMSSVSIYYVEDNYDLRTFVEGVLSEYFNVTSFDNGKKCVEAMDSEWPDLIISDILMPEMNGLELCKHVKVDIRTSHIPVVLLTSRSTTDDKIEGLEMGADAYIVKPFEMRHLIATVQSILQNRQKIRERFKLGYPLSLEKKQYNQNDKIFIERIYRLMEDNLDNESMDLEAFSRELYMSRSQLFRKVKAITNHTPQELIRSYRLKKAAELLAAGVHTVQQVCYKTGFKNRAYFTKVFKEQFGVNPSKYTGS; translated from the coding sequence ATGGCTCAAAGTACTGACGTAGAAATAGATATATCCAAGCACCTGACGACAGAGGATGGTCTGTCGCACTTTGGAGTCACAACGGTGATAGAAGACCACAATGGACTCATATGGGTGGGCACGTTCAAAGGACTCAATATCTACGATGGCTATGAGTTTAAGACTTTTTATGCTGATAGTGAGATAGGTTCGCTCACGAGCAGTCGCATTCAGTCGTTACTTCAAGATTCGAATGGCAATATCCTTATTGGAACCGAAAAAGGACTGACGTTATATGATTACGACAAAGAGAAGTTTGTGGAGTTATACTCCAATAGTAAAAAGGACGTGAAACTGGCTGGTCCTATCATCAATCAAATCGACCAAACAAATCAATTTATAGTCTGTATTACCGAATCTGAAGGCGTACTCCTTTTTAATAAAAACAATTATGATTTTGTGGGACAATACATGCCTGAAGGAGTAGATCTTGCTAGGCTCAAGATACACGGAGCCGATGTACTTACGGATAGATACTTTTTGATGACGACCAATATAGGTCTCATGAGTTTTGATACGCAGAAAAAAGCGTTTGAACGGGTATTGCCCAATGAAGTGAGACGATGCTTGGATGTGGTGCATGGTAAGGAAGGATACATCTATGTGCTGTCTACCTGGGAACTGTATGTGATCTCGGTAGATTTTGATAGAGGAGTGCCAAAGTTTACGTTGCTCAAATCCAGACTGGGAGGGCAGGGCTATGCACAGCTAGGCATGGATAATGAAGGTCGTCTATGGATGAGAAGGCACAACAATGTGATCAGTATGATTGAACGTCCATATCGCCTGCTGAACAATAACTATGAATGGATCAATTATACTTTCAAAGATGAGTTTACCCGTATCAGTTGTATTGTGATCAATACGGCCAGTGGAGGGTGGATAGGGAGTTATAATCAAGGGTTGTTTCGATTCAGAACGAATGAACGTATTTTCAAATATTCTAACCTCAAAGTAAAAGAGGAAGACGATAAAAATAAATCGAGCCAGATTATCAATATGATCGGACTAGATTCTACTAGGGTATTGCTTACGATCAATGTAAATACATGTAAGGTATTCGATACCAAAACTGGAAAAACCTCAGACATTGGCCCCTCGGAAGAACTCGACAGATTTTTTACAAGGGTATATAAAGACACTCGAAACACCATTTGGTTGGGGAGTCGATCCCCAGGTATTTATCGTCAGTTTCAAGGAAAATCTACTTGGGAGCTGCTTAGCCACCCAGACATCCCGCAGTTAGAGGAGCTCACCGTTCGTTCGTTTGCCGAAGACCGTCATGGTAAATTTTGGATTGCTGATTTCAGAGGGTTGCATCGACTGACCATCGGATCGAAAGGAGAAATACGAGCCTATGAGTCCATGCACACGTTTGGCGACCTGACGTTTAGTGAGGCTTTGAAAATCAATGTAATTGATGCAGATCCATTGACCGATGTGATTTGGATAGGAACAGTCAACGACGGACTGATCAAGGTGAATTATGATAATGAAAAGCCATTGACTGAGATAGTGGCTACCAATTTTATACCTGATCCCTCAGATGAAAACTCGTTTCCAGGTTATTATGTTACCTCCATCAAAAGACTGCCTAATCAAGGGCTTTGGATGGGTACATTAGAAGGAGGAATTAGTAAGCTGATAGAAGATGGAGAAGAACCAAAATTTAAGTCATATAAAGAAACAGATGGCCTCGATGACAATGATGTGATGACTTTTCAGTGCGACGAAGAAGGCAATATATGGATCGCTACTAATCAAGGAATCAATGAATTGAATATTGATACAGAAACATTTAGAAATTACACGCCTGAAGATGGTTTGGTACCTGCCAGCTTCGAGGTGAATTCCGTCTGGCTCGACAATGGCTTGATGGTTTTTGGTGGCAACAATGGCGTGTGCTATTTCGACCCAAAGGAAGTTCCTAGAGAGACTTTTTTACCCAAGTTGCTTTTTGGACAATTGAAAATTCATAACCAATTGGTGAGTGTGGATAGCAAGGTAGGTACGCACGTGGTTTTGACCCAACCACTCAATGATACCAAGAAGCTGGAGCTAGACTATGATCAAAGTAGCATTTCGCTAGAGCTCATTTCTATGCATTTTTCTAACACAGAAAGTCATCAGATTCGCTATCGATTACTTCCCCTGAATGAGAAGTGGTTTGTCAGTTCTTCCAACAACAAATTGGCAAATTTCAGCCTTTTGCCTACGGGCAAATACACGTTTGAAGCGGCAGTATCGAATAGCAAGAATGAATGGTCGAGCCCTAGAAGAATTCAAATCATCATACATCCGCCCTTGTGGAAAACAGGGTGGGCATATCTACTGTATGTGATCGTGACAGGAGTCATTGTGTTTTTGATCATGCGGACTCTGATTAGGATGAGTTCGCTGCATCATAGACTCAAAGTGGAGCAAATGGAAAAGGATCGCGTGGTGGAAATAGACGCTGCTAGGATCAAGTTGTTTATGAATATTTCACATGAATTTAGGACACCACTCACCCTTATATCAGGGCCAATTGCTGTACTGAAAAACATGTTTAAAAACAACCAAGATGCTTTTCAACACATAGACTTGGTGCAGCGACAGTCAAAAAAAATGCTTCAACTGGTGGAGCAAGTGCATGACTTGAGAAAGGGAGAGCAAAATTTGCTCAAGCTTCATATGCAAAGCTTTGATTTTACAGATTTTATCTCGGAGGTCAAGCACGACTTCGAAGAACTGGCTCAGGATAGTAATAAAAAGCTGATTTTGAAAGGGGAGGCCAACCAGTTGTTCGTGATTGCCGATAAGCAAAAGCTAGAAGTAGTCGTTAATAACCTGCTTAACAATGCCTTCAAATTTACCAAAGAAGGGGATACGATATGTATTGCTTATGGTATCCGAGAGGAGGGGTTTTATATCGAAGTCAGTGATACAGGTAGAGGTATTCGAGCCGAAGATTTAGCACATTTGTTTGAGCGGTTTTATCAGACCAGCAAAGAAGATGGTTTTTCTGTAGGGTCTGGCATCGGCTTAGAATTGTCTAAAATGCTTGTTGAATTGCACTTTGGTGAAATACAGGTGACAAGCGAGTATGGCAAAGGAGCTAATTTTTTTGTGAGTCTACCAGTCAAGGTCAGCAAAGAAGACGCCTTTAGGAATAAACGAATGGAAGAGATTTTGGCTAATGAGAGTCATGAAGACAAACAGCGAGTGAATCAAGACAAATTGGATCTGTCGGACTTGGTGGTGGATGAGTCTATGTCTTCGGTTAGTATCTATTATGTGGAGGACAATTACGACCTGCGCACGTTTGTGGAAGGGGTCTTGTCAGAGTATTTCAATGTGACTTCGTTCGACAATGGAAAAAAATGTGTGGAAGCCATGGATTCCGAATGGCCTGATCTCATCATCAGCGATATACTCATGCCCGAAATGAACGGGCTAGAACTATGTAAGCATGTGAAAGTAGACATACGAACCAGCCATATTCCAGTCGTCCTGCTGACGTCCCGATCTACTACCGACGACAAAATAGAAGGTCTAGAGATGGGTGCAGATGCTTATATCGTAAAGCCTTTCGAAATGCGACATTTGATAGCCACGGTTCAGAGCATTCTTCAAAACCGTCAGAAGATTAGGGAGCGATTCAAGTTGGGCTATCCTTTGTCGCTAGAGAAAAAACAATACAACCAAAACGATAAAATTTTCATCGAGCGTATCTATCGATTGATGGAAGATAACCTAGACAATGAGAGTATGGATCTAGAAGCATTTTCACGAGAGTTGTACATGAGTCGCAGTCAGCTCTTTAGAAAAGTGAAAGCCATTACCAATCACACGCCGCAAGAACTAATCAGATCGTATAGATTGAAAAAAGCTGCCGAACTACTGGCTGCTGGCGTGCATACGGTACAGCAAGTTTGTTATAAGACAGGTTTTAAAAATCGTGCATATTTCACGAAAGTGTTTAAGGAGCAATTTGGAGTAAACCCTAGCAAATACACGGGCAGTTAA